A genome region from Natronobeatus ordinarius includes the following:
- the ilvD gene encoding dihydroxy-acid dehydratase, with protein MSDEPFDYGKDDLPSREVTQGAERAPHRAMFRAMGFDDEDLSSPMIGVANPAADITPCNVHLDDVAASAIEGVETAGGMPIEFGTITISDAISMGTEGMKASLISREVITDSVELVAFGERIDGLVTVGGCDKNMPGMMMAAIRTDLPSVFLYGGSIMPGEHDGRDVTIQNVFEGVGAVADGEMAPEELDELERHACPGAGSCGGMFTANTMSSISEALGFAPLGSASPPAEDDSRYDVARESGELAVEAVEAGRRPSDFLSRESFENAIALQVAVGGSTNAVLHLLALAAEAGIDLEVEDFNEISRRTPKIADLQPGGQKVMNDLHEIGGVPVVLRELLEADLLHGDALTVTGETMAEALERVDPPQVAELDADFLHTVADPIHERGAIRILTGNLAPDGAVIKITGEDHLHHEGPVRVFENEENAMAYVQEGHVEEGDVLCIRNEGPRGGPGMREMLGVTSAVAGQGHAEDVALFTDGRFSGATRGFSIGHVAPEAYVGGPIAALADGDTVTIDIDDLELSVDLSEEELEERLEGFDPEPNYDSGVLAKYGEAFDSAANGAVTNPAVKRD; from the coding sequence ATGAGCGACGAACCATTCGACTACGGCAAAGACGACCTCCCGAGCCGCGAGGTGACCCAGGGGGCAGAACGCGCCCCGCACCGCGCGATGTTTCGGGCGATGGGTTTCGACGACGAGGACCTGTCCTCGCCGATGATCGGCGTGGCGAACCCGGCGGCGGACATCACGCCGTGTAACGTCCACTTAGACGACGTGGCCGCCTCGGCGATCGAGGGCGTCGAGACGGCCGGCGGCATGCCGATCGAGTTCGGGACGATCACGATCTCCGACGCGATCTCGATGGGGACGGAGGGGATGAAGGCGTCGCTGATTTCCCGGGAGGTGATCACCGACTCCGTCGAACTCGTCGCCTTCGGCGAGCGCATCGACGGGCTCGTGACCGTCGGCGGCTGTGACAAGAACATGCCCGGAATGATGATGGCCGCCATCCGGACGGACCTCCCCTCGGTGTTCCTCTACGGCGGCTCGATCATGCCCGGCGAACACGACGGTCGAGACGTCACCATCCAGAACGTCTTCGAGGGCGTCGGTGCCGTCGCCGACGGGGAGATGGCCCCGGAGGAACTCGACGAACTCGAGCGCCACGCCTGCCCCGGGGCGGGCTCCTGTGGCGGGATGTTCACCGCGAACACGATGTCGTCGATCTCCGAGGCGCTCGGCTTCGCGCCGCTGGGGTCGGCCTCCCCGCCCGCCGAGGACGACAGTCGGTACGACGTCGCCCGCGAGAGCGGCGAACTCGCCGTCGAGGCCGTCGAGGCCGGCCGCCGACCTTCGGACTTCCTCTCCCGTGAGTCGTTCGAGAACGCCATCGCCCTGCAGGTCGCCGTCGGCGGCTCGACCAACGCCGTCCTCCACCTGCTCGCACTGGCCGCCGAGGCGGGCATCGATCTCGAGGTCGAGGACTTCAACGAGATCAGTCGGCGGACGCCGAAGATCGCCGATCTCCAGCCCGGCGGACAGAAGGTGATGAACGACCTCCACGAGATCGGCGGCGTGCCGGTCGTTCTCCGTGAACTGCTCGAGGCGGACCTCCTCCACGGCGACGCGCTCACGGTGACAGGCGAGACGATGGCCGAGGCACTCGAGCGGGTCGACCCGCCGCAGGTCGCCGAGCTCGACGCCGACTTCCTCCACACCGTGGCCGACCCGATCCACGAGCGCGGCGCCATCCGCATCCTGACGGGCAACCTCGCGCCCGACGGCGCTGTCATCAAGATCACCGGCGAGGACCACCTCCACCACGAGGGGCCGGTCCGGGTGTTCGAGAACGAAGAGAACGCCATGGCCTACGTCCAGGAAGGGCACGTCGAAGAGGGTGACGTGCTCTGTATCCGCAACGAAGGGCCACGGGGCGGCCCCGGCATGCGCGAGATGCTCGGCGTCACGAGCGCCGTCGCCGGCCAGGGCCACGCCGAGGACGTCGCGCTCTTTACGGACGGTCGGTTCTCCGGGGCGACGCGAGGCTTTTCCATCGGCCACGTCGCACCCGAGGCCTACGTCGGCGGCCCGATCGCCGCCTTAGCGGACGGCGACACCGTAACCATCGACATCGACGACCTCGAGCTGTCGGTCGACCTCAGCGAGGAGGAGCTCGAAGAACGACTCGAAGGCTTCGACCCTGAGCCGAACTACGACAGTGGCGTGCTCGCGAAGTACGGGGAGGCGTTCGACTCGGCGGCCAACGGCGCGGTGACGAACCCCGCCGTGAAGCGGGACTGA